The nucleotide window AATAGTGATTACAAAAGTATTCCTTGGTTTGTAGTTATTGGAGGTATCGTAATTTTAGGAGGTCATTATATAGATATTTTTGTAATGGTTATGCCAGCTACAGTTGGTCCTTTCTGGTCATTTGGAATTGCAGAATTTAGTGCACTTTTATTCTTTTTAGGAATATTTATATTCACTGTATTTAGTGCATTTGCAAAAGCGAATCCAGTTCCAAAAAGAAATCCATTCTTAGAAGAGAGTGAGCATTTTCACTATTATAATATTGAACATAGAGGAGAAGGCTCTGGAGATCATCATTAATAAATTAAGAATTAAATAAATAAGAAAAGATATATATGCTAGCTCTATTTTATATTTTTATAGGTGTTGCAGTAGGTGTAAGTGTTTGGCAAATAACAAGAATTCTAGATTTTAGAGGTGTTATTGCTAACGATGAAGACAATGCAAAGCAAGGTAAGTACGCACTGTATTTTATGGTGTTCTTTTATGCAATGATGATTTATTGTTTAATAGCAATGAATGTTATAATGCTTCCAGAATCAGCTTCAATAGAAGGAGAACACGATGATAGACTATTTAACATTACATTCTGGTTAATTGGTATTGTACAATTCATAATGCAATTTTTAATTTTCTTCTTTACATTTAAGTACAGAGGTAACAAAAATAACAAAGCTAAGTTTTACGCTGATAGTCACAAGTTAGAAATGATTTGGACAATTATACCAGCAGTAGTTTTAGTTGTTTTAATTGGATATGGTTTATGGCAGTGGAATAACGTTATGGATATTGATGACGATGAGGCTGTTGTAATTGAAGTTTATGCTTATCAATGGGGATGGCATGCAAGATATGCAGGAGAAGATAATACTTTAGGTACTGGTAATGTAAATTACATTAAGGGTATTAATACTATTGGTGTGGATATGTCTGATGTTAACTCTCAAGATGATCAACAAGTAACAGAATTATATTTACCAAAAGGTAAAAAGGTACATTTTAAGTTCCGTTCGCAAGATGTATTACACTCTGCTTATATGCCTCACTTTAGAGCTCAAATGAACTGTGTTCCAGGTATGGTTACTGAGTTTGGGTTTACACCAAAATATACTACTGAAGAAATGCGTATGCAATCTGAAGTAAGAGAGAAAACAAAAGGGATTAATAAAATTAGAGCTGCTAAGGGAGAAGACCTTTACGAATTTGATTACGTTTTATTATGTAATAAGATTTGTGGAACATCTCACTACAGTATGCAAATGAAAATTACGGTTGTAGAGCAAGATGAATATGAAGCTTGGATTTCAGAACAACCAACGTTAGCAACAGTTATTAAATAATTAATAAAAAAGACACTACAAATTATATTATTATGTCAGATCACCATCATAAAGAAACATTTGTAACAAAATATATTTTTAGTCAAGATCATAAAATGATTTCTAAACAATTCTTGGTTACAGGAATGTTTATGGGAATTATTGCAGTGTTAATGTCGATGTTATTTCGTTTACAATTAGCATGGCCAGATACATCATTTTCTATTGTTGAAGCTTTCTTAGGAAGACATCAAACAGATGGAATAATGAGCCCAGATATTTATTTAGCATTAGTTACAATTCACGGTACAATTATGGTATTCTTTGTACTTACTGCTGGATTAAGTGGTACTTTTTCAAACTTATTGATTCCATTACAAATTGGAGCTAGAGATATGGCATCAGGATTTTTAAATATGATTTCATATTGGCTATTTTTTCTATCTAGTGTTATAATGGTAATTTCACTATTTGTAGAAGCTGGACCAGCTTCTGCAGGTTGGACAATTTATCCTCCACTAAGTGCTTTACCTCAGGCAATTCCAGGTTCTGGTGCTGGTATGACATTATGGTTAGTATCTATGTCAATCTTTATTGCATCATCTTTAATTGGTGCACTAAACTATATTGTTACAGTACTTAACTTAAGAACAAAAGGAATGAAAATGACAAGATTGCCTCTAACAATTTGGGCTTTCTTTATTACAGCAATTATTGGTGTTGTTTCTTTCCCAGTTTTATTATCGGCGGCTTTATTATTAGTTTTTGATAGAAGTTTTGGAACATCGTTCTATTTATCAGATATATTTATTTCTGGTGAAGTTTTACATTATCAAGGAGGTTCTCCAGTATTGTTTGAACACTTATTTTGGTTCTTAGGTCACCCAGAGGTATATATTGTATTACTACCAGCTTTAGGTATTACTTCAGAAATTATTTCTACGAACTCAAGAAAACCAATTTTTGGATATAGAGCAATGGTTATGTCAATCATGGCAATTGCATTCTTATCAACAATTGTTTGGGGTCACCACATGTTTATTTCAGGAATGAATCCTTTCTTAGGTTCTGTATTTACATTTACAACTTTATTAATTGCAATTCCATCTGCTGTAAAAGCATTTAATTATGTAACCACACTTTGGAAAGGTAATTTACAGTTAAACCCAGCCATGTTATTTTCTATTGGTTTAGTATCAACATTTGTAACAGGTGGTTTAACAGGATTAGTTTTAGGTGATTCTGCCTTGGATATTAATATTCACGATACTTACTTTGTTGTAGCTCACTTCCACTTAGTAATGGGTGTATCTGCCATATTTGGTATGTATGCAGGTATCTATCATTGGTTCCCGAAAATGTATGGAAGAATGATGAATAAAACTATGGGTTATTGGCACTTCTGGATTACAATTATTTGTTCTTATGGAGTTTTCTGGCCAATGCACTTTATTGGTTTAGCTGGTTTACCAAGAAGATATTATTCAAACACAGCATTTCCAATGTTTAACGACTTAGCAGATATTAATGTTGTTATTACAATATTTGCATTAGTTGGTGGAGCTGCTCAAATTATATTTTTAGCAAATTATTTTATCTCAATTTATAGAGGAGAAAAAGCAACTCAAAATCCTTGGAAGTCTAATACTTTAGAATGGACAACTCCTGTTGAGCATATTCATGGTAACTGGCCAGGTAAATTGCCAGAAGTTCATAGATGGGCTTATGACTACAGTAAAAGAGTAGATGCTAGTGATGATGATAGTGATTATTTACATGGTCAAGATTACGTGCCACAAACTACTCCATTATTAGAAGGCGAAGAGCCATCATAGCATAAATTATTATTAAAAAAAGCCTTTCCAATTTTGGAAAGGCTTTTTTGCTTTGTAACAAAACTTACAAATAGGTTTTTTAAATTGCATTATCTTTGTTTTATGAACGAAAACTTGAATCCTGAAAACTCTCATTATTCTAACGAAGAATTAGATGTAGAAAAAAAATTACGTCCACTTTCTTTTGATGACTTTACAGGACAAGATCAAGCATTAGAAAACTTAAAAATCTTTGTTGAAGCTGCAAATCAAAGAGGTGAAGCATTAGATCACGCTTTATTTCATGGGCCTCCAGGATTAGGAAAAACAACGTTGGCACATATTTTGGCTAATGAATTGCAAGTAGGTATCAAAGTTACTTCTGGGCCTGTTTTAGATAAGCCAGGAGATCTTGCAGGTTTGTTAACTAATCTAGATGAAAGAGATGTTTTATTTATCGATGAAATTCATAGATTAAGTCCTATTGTAGAAGAGTATCTATACTCTGCTATGGAAGATTATAAGATTGACATTATGATCGAATCTGGACCTAATGCAAGAACAGTTCAAATTAACTTAGAACCATTTACTTTAATTGGTGCTACAACTCGCTCAGGATTACTTACAGCACCAATGAGAGCACGTTTTGGAATTAGTAGTAGATTACATTATTATTCAACTGAATTATTAACTACAATTATTCAGAGAAGTGCTTCTATTTTACAAGTTCCAATCTCTATGGAGGCTGCAGTAGAAATTGCTGGTAGAAGTAGGGGAACACCAAGAATTGCTAATGCATTATTAAGAAGAGTTAGAGATTTTGCTCAGATTAAAGGTGATGGCAATATTACCATACAAATTGCGAAGTATGCTTTGAAAGCTTTGAATGTCGATGCTCATGGTTTAGATGAAATGGATAACAAAATTTTAGCTACAATTATAGATAAGTTTAAAGGTGGTCCTGTAGGAATTAGTACAATTGCAACTGCAGTTTCTGAGAATACAGAAACAATAGAAGAAGTTTACGAGCCATTTTTAATTCAACAAGGTTTTATCATGAGAACTCCTAGAGGAAGAGAGGTAACAGAGTTAGCTTACAAACATTTGGGAAGAACCAAAGGCAGAAATCAAGGAGAATTGTTTTAAATAATTATTAGTAGTTAGTTGCTATAATGAATATAAAGAAAATAATACCAATTTTAGAATGGTTACCCAACTACAATACATCCTTGTTTAAAGGAGATTTGGTTGCAGGAATAACTGTAGGTATTATACTTATTCCTCAAGGAATTGCTTACGCATTAATTGCAGGTTTACCTCCAATTTACGGTTTGTATTGTGCATTAGTTCCACAGGTAATGTATGCAGTTTTTGGTTCATCTAGACAAGTAGCAATTGGGCCAGTAGCAATGGACTCTCTAATTGTAGCAACAGGAGTTTCAACCTTGGCTCTAGCAGGTTCAGAAAGTTATATCTCTATAGCAATTTTGCTTGCTTTAATGGTAGGTACAATTCAATTTATATTGGGTATTTTTAGCTTAGGCTTTATAGTAAATTTCTTATCTAAACCTGTAATAACTGGCTTTACATCTGCAGTAGCTTTAATAATTGGTTTAAATCAATTTAGAAATTTATTTGGAGTTGATTTTTTTCAAAGTGATCAAATTCAATATATCATTATAGACATTTGGGAGCAATTTTCAACATATAATGCTCATACTACAATTATTGGTTTGTTATCTGTAATAACAATCATAATCTTTAGAAAGATTAATAAGAAAATACCAAATGCATTAATTGTAGTTATTCTTGGAATTCTAACTATGAAGTTTTTTGGATCATCTTTTAACGATGTTTCTATTGTAAAAGAAATTCCTTCTGGTTTGCCATTTTTTGGAGTTCCTGAGTTTGAAATAGATCAAATTAAAGAACTTTTACCAATTGCATTAACCTTGGTAATGGTTGGTTTTTTAGAAACTATTTCTATTGGTAAATCATTAGAAGCAAAGCAAGATGAATATAGAATTAGACCTAATCAAGAATTAATTGCATTAGGTTTAAGTAATATTGCTGGTTCATTTTTTAAAGCATACCCTTCAACATCAAGTTTTTCAAGATCTGCTATCAACCAAGAAAGTGGAGCAAAAACAGGAATGGCTGCTTTGATTTCAGTAGTCATGGTTGTTATAACCTTATTGTTTTTAACGCCATTATTTTACTTTTTACCAAAAACTGTATTAGCTGCAATTATTATTGTTGCTGTATTTAATTTAATCAACTTTAAAGAAGCTTCCTATTTATGGCAAGCCAATAAATTAGATTTTTGGTTAATGATGTCTACCTTTTTAGCAACGTTATTATTAGGTATAGAATATGGAATTGTTGTAGGAGTAGGCCTATCTTTAATCATTCTTATATATAGAACTTCTAAACCATATGTAACTGAATTAGGGAAAGTACCAAATTCTAATTTTTACAGAAATAAAAATAGATTTGAAGAAGTAATTATAGAAGACGATATTTTAATTTTCAGGTTTGATGCGCAAT belongs to Polaribacter dokdonensis and includes:
- a CDS encoding cytochrome c oxidase subunit II; the protein is MLALFYIFIGVAVGVSVWQITRILDFRGVIANDEDNAKQGKYALYFMVFFYAMMIYCLIAMNVIMLPESASIEGEHDDRLFNITFWLIGIVQFIMQFLIFFFTFKYRGNKNNKAKFYADSHKLEMIWTIIPAVVLVVLIGYGLWQWNNVMDIDDDEAVVIEVYAYQWGWHARYAGEDNTLGTGNVNYIKGINTIGVDMSDVNSQDDQQVTELYLPKGKKVHFKFRSQDVLHSAYMPHFRAQMNCVPGMVTEFGFTPKYTTEEMRMQSEVREKTKGINKIRAAKGEDLYEFDYVLLCNKICGTSHYSMQMKITVVEQDEYEAWISEQPTLATVIK
- a CDS encoding cytochrome c oxidase subunit I; protein product: MSDHHHKETFVTKYIFSQDHKMISKQFLVTGMFMGIIAVLMSMLFRLQLAWPDTSFSIVEAFLGRHQTDGIMSPDIYLALVTIHGTIMVFFVLTAGLSGTFSNLLIPLQIGARDMASGFLNMISYWLFFLSSVIMVISLFVEAGPASAGWTIYPPLSALPQAIPGSGAGMTLWLVSMSIFIASSLIGALNYIVTVLNLRTKGMKMTRLPLTIWAFFITAIIGVVSFPVLLSAALLLVFDRSFGTSFYLSDIFISGEVLHYQGGSPVLFEHLFWFLGHPEVYIVLLPALGITSEIISTNSRKPIFGYRAMVMSIMAIAFLSTIVWGHHMFISGMNPFLGSVFTFTTLLIAIPSAVKAFNYVTTLWKGNLQLNPAMLFSIGLVSTFVTGGLTGLVLGDSALDINIHDTYFVVAHFHLVMGVSAIFGMYAGIYHWFPKMYGRMMNKTMGYWHFWITIICSYGVFWPMHFIGLAGLPRRYYSNTAFPMFNDLADINVVITIFALVGGAAQIIFLANYFISIYRGEKATQNPWKSNTLEWTTPVEHIHGNWPGKLPEVHRWAYDYSKRVDASDDDSDYLHGQDYVPQTTPLLEGEEPS
- the ruvB gene encoding Holliday junction branch migration DNA helicase RuvB, with the translated sequence MNENLNPENSHYSNEELDVEKKLRPLSFDDFTGQDQALENLKIFVEAANQRGEALDHALFHGPPGLGKTTLAHILANELQVGIKVTSGPVLDKPGDLAGLLTNLDERDVLFIDEIHRLSPIVEEYLYSAMEDYKIDIMIESGPNARTVQINLEPFTLIGATTRSGLLTAPMRARFGISSRLHYYSTELLTTIIQRSASILQVPISMEAAVEIAGRSRGTPRIANALLRRVRDFAQIKGDGNITIQIAKYALKALNVDAHGLDEMDNKILATIIDKFKGGPVGISTIATAVSENTETIEEVYEPFLIQQGFIMRTPRGREVTELAYKHLGRTKGRNQGELF
- a CDS encoding SulP family inorganic anion transporter — encoded protein: MNIKKIIPILEWLPNYNTSLFKGDLVAGITVGIILIPQGIAYALIAGLPPIYGLYCALVPQVMYAVFGSSRQVAIGPVAMDSLIVATGVSTLALAGSESYISIAILLALMVGTIQFILGIFSLGFIVNFLSKPVITGFTSAVALIIGLNQFRNLFGVDFFQSDQIQYIIIDIWEQFSTYNAHTTIIGLLSVITIIIFRKINKKIPNALIVVILGILTMKFFGSSFNDVSIVKEIPSGLPFFGVPEFEIDQIKELLPIALTLVMVGFLETISIGKSLEAKQDEYRIRPNQELIALGLSNIAGSFFKAYPSTSSFSRSAINQESGAKTGMAALISVVMVVITLLFLTPLFYFLPKTVLAAIIIVAVFNLINFKEASYLWQANKLDFWLMMSTFLATLLLGIEYGIVVGVGLSLIILIYRTSKPYVTELGKVPNSNFYRNKNRFEEVIIEDDILIFRFDAQLFYANASYFRDNLDEMAAKKGSALKLIVLDAESINRVDSTGVEMLKERIRFYQKKDVKFYFAGVKGPVRDDLFKCGILDIIDINHFFMRANQAVKFYKTGDRKHQEKFAKYIHQSYK